The sequence TCTTCTTTAGGACTCCAGTTTTTCCATTTGCTGGGTGGAAACCAGCGGGTTACCTCCTCCGGCAGATTTTCTTCACCAATGAATCCGCGAATAGAGCGCGTATGGGGCAGGGGGGCGTTCGGGTCTTTCGCGTAAGCCTGCTGAAACAAATGAGCTTCCTGCCACACGATGCCGTGGGTCGCGTCGGCGAGACCCCATTCGTACAGCATGGCTAGCATCGTGGTGTAGAAGGAAACCAATAAAATCGAGAATATGAGAACGATCTTACCAATTCGAGCGCGCAAAGAGGTTTGGCACTTAGGTGTTATCACGTAACGCCACTCCGACACCGCGCAGGGTATGGATCAAAGGATTTTCAAAGGGTTTGTCTACCAGCTTGCGCAAGGTGTACAGATGAGATTTCAAGGCTTCTGAGTCGGGCGGGCTGTCTTTCCAGAGCACATTTTCCAGCTCGAACCTCGACAGTACACGCGGGCTCGCCTGAATTAGTGCGACCAGCAATTTCCAGCAGGCCGGGGACAGGTCAATCAACTTGCCCTGGCGGGTCACCTGGTGATTATCCAGATTCACCTCCAGGTCTGCGACTTTAAGCGACGAGCCACTGGAAACTTTACGCTTGGTGATGGCTCGCAGGCGGGCGGCTAGCTCAGGTAGGTCGAAAGGTTTTACCAGGTAGTCGTCGGCACCCGCATCGAACCCAGCGAGTTTGTCATCGAGTGTATCTCGAGCCGTGAGCATAATGACCGGTGCGTTGTTACCGTGTTCGCGTAGCGTTTTACATAAACTGAGCCCATCGATGCCAGGCATCATAATGTCCAGAATCATCGCATCGTAGGTGTTATCTCTACACAACTCCAGCGCGTGATCGCCGCGTTCGGCATAGTCACAGTCGAAGTCTTGTAGCTCCAGGTAATCCAGTACACTGGCCGCGAGATCGCGATTGTCTTCCACGAGAAGCACTATCATTTTGGTTTCCTAACGGGGCAGTCAAAAAAGTTCGGCAGGTGGTGGTTTGCGGTCTTGCGCTTTCGGTCGACCGGAAAGCGTCACAAAATCAGGCACTGAGCTCCCAAAGGCGTCCACTTCATCTATACCAACCTGTTCGGTGGCGCAGTATAACTTAGAGCGAAGTGCCATTGTTTACCTGAGATTGACGTGATGCAGGAGAATTTGCCAAACGTAAAACCGGGGGCGAATGGCCCCCGGCTTGTGCTCACCTGTGAGTGCGCGGTAACAATCGAAGTGATTGGAGCTAGGTGTTCCACGGCATGCGCGCCAGCAGAAAAGCCAGCCCGCAGCGGTCGGTAATACCGGCGAATATCAAGCCCGCACCTACTGCACCGGAAACAGCATAGAACACTGGATTAAGTGCATAACCCAGAGCGACACCGCTAACAATCACCAAGCCCGCAGCGATGCGTACCTGGCGCTCCAAGGGCAGGGTATTGCGCTCGCCCCGGGTAACGGCACCGCCAACGTTCTTGATGCCATTGAGCCCGCCGTCGACAATCACCCACTCAATGCCAGGTAACTGGCCCAACTGTCTCACGGCCATATCGGCGCGCATCCCACTCTGGCACAAAAGATAGACTTTACAGCTGTTCTCGGCCGCGACTTGTGCCCGCAAAGCGGCTTCGTCGAGCTGCTGTAGAGGAAGGCAAACACAGCCGCCGATGGACTCACGCTGGACTTCAGCGGGGCTGCGAATATCTAGTACTACGGAATCACCCAGTTGGTTGGCGTTGTGAAGCGACAAAAAGTTTGTCGCAGAGATACGTTGTGCGGTCATGCCCGAGCTCCCAGTGCATAGCTTAAAGTTCGTCGGGGCAGTAGATTGATTTGAGCGTCGCGATAAGCTTGAGTGCGTTTGTGCCCTGCAAGCGGTAATAGACTGTTTGCCCTTCTTTTCGAGTCGCGACCAAATCCGCTTCCCGCAAGCGCGCCAGGTGTTGTGAAAGCGCCGATTGGCTCAGTGGCACCATTTGGTTTAGCTCACCTACGGAAAGTTCTTTATCACCCAAACAGCAACAAACCATGAGTCGGCTTTCATTTCCGAGTTCTTTTAACAACGCCGCTGCGTTTTTGGCGTGCGCGGCTAGTGCTTCCTGTGGGTTTGTCACAGTTCCCCCCTTTACAGTGATGCTGGTGAGAGTACATTAGATTTAGCTAATTAAACAAGGGCTTAAATCAAAAAAAAGCCGGTGATGCCAAGCATAACCGGCTTTGGGATTCTGGTTAAGCTAGCTTTTGAAGAAAGCGACCATTTGGTCTAATTGATGCGCCATATCCGCCATGCTTTCACTGGTTGCGGAGGCTTGTTCGACAAGGGCTGCGTTTTGTTGCGTCATTTGGTCCATATGAGCGACGGCTGTGTTTACCTGCTCAATTCCGGTTGTTTGCTCGCGGGCAGAATTAAATATCTGCTCCATCATGTTGCCTACTTTTTCGATCTCCAGCACGATGGATTTTAACGTGGTGCCAGAGGCCTCCACCAGAGAAGTGCCATCTTCGACTTTTCGCACGGAGTCCTGAATCAGTTCTTTAATTTCTTTGGCCGCCGATGCTGAACGTTGTGCAAGGTTGCGGACTTCTCCAGCAACTACAGCGAAACCGCGCCCTTGTTCACCTGCACGCGCTGCTTCTACTGCGGCATTGAGTGCGAGCAGATTGGTTTGGAAGGCAATTTCGTCGATCACGCCAATAATATTGGCAATTTTGGAACTGGACTCTGAGATCTCGCGCATCGCGTCTGTTGTCGCCTGCACCGATGCGTTTCCTTCTCTGGCGATGTCCACCGAACTTGCGGCAAGCTGATTTGCCTCGCGCGCGTTGGCTTCACTGGTGCGCACGATGTTGATCATTTCTTCCATGCTGGACGCGGTTTCCTCCAGCGACGAGGCTTGTTCTTCGGTGCGCTGGCTGAGGTCGGCGTTGCCCATGGAAATTTCGTTCGTGCCGCGCGCAATATTGGCCGATGCCTCGCCGATTTCGCTCATGACTTTGCGAAGCTTGTCGACCGTCGCGTTGGCGTCCTCTTTTAATTTGGCAAATTCACCCATGTAATTGCGGTCGATTTTCTGGCTTAAGTCACCCTTGGCAAGCGCAGAAAAAATGCGAATGATGTCTTCCAGAGCAATGTTGGTGGTTTTGAGCAGGCGGTTCAATCCATCGCTGACCTTGAGGAAAAAGCCCTGCTTGTTGGCGACGCTGAGTGAGCGGCTGAAATCGCCCGACGCGGCAGCGGATATCAGTTCATCAATTTCATTTTCCACCGCAATTTCGGCGGTGCGATCGAGCCATTCCATGACTACACCGATGCGATCCCCCTCGCTATTAATAATAGGGGTTGAGGCGAGAGCAAAGGTGCGCTTGCCGGCGCTGATTTCCAGGCGCCGAGTCTCCGACGATTGCATCAACAGGGACTGGTGATTACGTAATTCATGGTGAAAACTGTCCATGCTTTTGCCAAGAATGTCTCCTGCTGCGAAACCTGGGGTGGTCGCGCGGAAATCAGACTCTGCTCTCCTTAATGCATTTCCCAGGGCGCGGTTGGCGTAGATAACTTTGAACTCGCCATCGGCAATTAACGTACTGGTTGAAGAGTTGTCCAGCGCCTGACGAATGCGCGCGTTTTCATCAGCGATTCGTTTATCTTCCTGTTCGCGGGCCAGGCGTTCGGTGATGTTTTCCCATTCGATAACGGAACCCAGGAACTCGCCATGTTCACCATGAATAGGCGTGGCGGACACATTAAACGTAAGCTTGCCAATGGGTAGGCTGAGTTTATGGCTGCCTTTGAGTTGACGCATCATAGTGCGCTGGTGGTTGGCGGATTTATGGAACTGATCCGCATTGGCCCCCATTAATTTATCAGCGTTAAAGCTGGGTATTACCTGGCGAATTTCCCCATTCGCGTCACGCATCATCAGTTCCAGCGATTGATTCATGTAAATAATTTTGAAATCTTCATCGGCGATCATGACGGCAGTTGCTGAAACATCGAGTGCCTGCTTGATCACCAAGGTACGCGTAGCTTGCTCTTTAGCTTCCTGTGCAGCGGCAGCGGCCTTTTCAGCATTGGACTGCGCAATGGCTTGTTGTTCGAGTTGTGCGCCGTTGGCTTCGCGCACCTGTACAACCGCTTGATTGACACCTTTAACAATGGCGCCTAGCTGACCGGGGAATTGCCCCTTAACCTGGCCTGAGAAATCACCAGATGCGAGACCTTTTAAAATATCGCCGGTGCCGGTTAACGCAACAGATAAATTCCGCAACAGTGAATTAAAAGCGCGGCTCGTGTCACCTACTTCATCACGGAAAGTGATGGCCGCAGATTCGTAAAAGTTGCCATCGCGCTCAACTTGCTTTATGTGTTCACTCAGTTCGACGATTGGACGGCTGATAAGTCGCGCAATTGAAACAGCCAGTAAAGAAATCAGCGCAGTAAATATCAAGGCGATTATGATTAAAGACCATTTCATTATTGTCACGCCGGAGAATGCTTCTGCTTTACCCACTTCGGCGATGACCGCCCAGCGAAAATCATCAATTTGCAATACGCCAAACGACGAAAGTACCGAGTCGCCTTTAAAGTCACGTATCACATCCTCACCAGATTCACCGCCGAAAGCCCTGCGTGTGGCTATGGTATCTACCCGTCCGGATTCTGGATTGCGAAACGAAGCGGTTACGCCATGATTTGCTAAATCATGGACGGCATCAGACCTCATCAACAAGTCTTCTCCCACCAAATAGGCTTCACCTGTTTCTCCCATGCCGGCGCGCTCGGCCATTATTTCGTTGATCGGGTCTAGCGGCAGTTGAAAAATCAATACGCTGATGAGTTCGTTGTTGTAGTAGATGGGGGTACTGATAAACCCGGCTGGAGCATTGTATGACGGCAGGTAACTGCTGAAATCGGTAATTGATGATTCCCCTGGTTGCAAGTTCAGCGCCCGATTGAAGGCTCTTGCGAGTGAAGAATTTGCATAGGGGCCGGTTTTGAGCGATGTTGCGAAATCAATCTCTTTAAATACAGAGTAAACAACACTGCCCGATTCCGGGTCTACCAGAAAAAAATCGTAATAACCAAATTTCTCAAGATAGGCGCGAAAACCAGCATGGTACTTGGTGTGGGTACGGTGGTAAACACTACGGCCTTCGACGGCATCAAGTTTGTTTTTTTCTCCAATGGGGTAGGGGTTGCGCACAATATACTCGTATTGCATAGCGATAGCTGCTGGAGACAACTGCTCAAGGAGTGCTTCGACGTCTGCCATTTTTCCATTGTTTTGCGAGCTGAACACGGAGTTAAAATCATTGCTGTAAAAGGTTTTTACGGCGGTCTTTCTCTCTTCCAATTCTGCCGGAGATAGGTCGTCTGAACTGATGACACGCTTAAATGAACGGGTGAAAGCACCCGCAGCATTGATGAGCATCGGGCTTTCAGCAATGCTCAAAATAATATTGCGATTGTTTTGGAAATAGCGCTCCATCTCGTTAATTTTCATTTGGCGAATGGCGTGGAGCTTGTTAGTGGCCTCATCGTGGAGCTGGCTGTCTGCGACCATAGAGGCGAGAAGAGAGACAATAAGCATTGGCCCCAGCCCCACTAACAACAGGGTATAAATTTGCTTTTTCGCCAACGACAAATTCATGAACCAGTTTTTCATGCGAATTCCCTGTGAGTGGTCTCTTTTGACGAGTTGCAGGTGAGAAGAGTACGCGCGATGGATATAAATGCGCGATTTTCATAACCAAAAGGATAGTGGATTGCTTGTAGCCGGTTAGATCTATGTGTTATAGCCGGTCTTATTCTCAACAGTGTTCGTCTTCCTAGTCGTTATCGGACAGCGTTACAATACCGCTTATAACGCGGGTGCCCGTGTGGTTATCTGCTTTGACGGTGGCGGGCTAGTCGTATCTGTGGTGACAGGGCCATAGTATCTGTGTTGAAATTCGCGGCACTTTGATCGCCGACGATGGGCGATCAACCAGCCTAATGTTTTATTTTGGGGGACAAATGCAAACCACAAATAACAAGCTTCGCTGGGGTATTCTCAGCACCGCCAATATAGCGCGGGAGAAAGTGATTCCTGCTATTCAGGCCTCAGCGCATAACGAGGTCGTTGCAATCTGCTCGCGCAGCCAGTCTGCCGCCGAGCAGGCTGCGGCACAACTGAATATTCCCTTTGCGTTCGGCGACTATGAGCAGCTGCTCAACGCTGATCAGGTGGATATTATCTATAACCCGCTGCCTAACCATTTGCATGTGCCCTGGAGTATTCGCGCGCTCGAAGCTGGCAAGCATGTGTTGTGTGAAAAGCCGATTGGCCTGGATGTCGCAGATACGCAAAAACTGCTGGATGCGGCAGCGCAGTTTCCGCAGCTAAAAGTTATGGAGGCTTTTATGTACCGCTTCCACCCACAATGGGCGCTCGCGAGGCAACTTATCGAAGAGGGACGCATTGGTAAAGTACACGGCATTGAGGCCATGTTTACCTATTACAATCGCGACCCGGCAAATGTCCGCAATATGCCTGGCATCGGTGGTGGTGGTTTGTTGGATATCGGCTGCTATTGTATTTCTGCCAGTCGCTACTTATTGGCCAAAGAGCCAGTAGCGGTTACCGGTAAATTGGTGATGGACGACCAGTTCGGGGTCGATATTCACGCGCAGGGGCTGCTGGATTTTGGCGACGTGAGAGCCAGCTTCTATTGCTCCACTCAGAGCGAGCCTTCGCAGCGCGTTTATGTGAGCGGTGAGAAAGGCAGCCTGTTGATTGATTTTCCGTTCTATCAGCCAGACGATTGTCCGGCGCAGGTCACGCTGTTTAAAGATCGGGTTCCTGAAGTGTTTACTTTGCCAGTGTGCAACCATTACACCTTGCAGGCGGATGCATTGGCGCAGAGCATTCGTGAAGATACTCCCGTGCCGACGCCCTTGAGTGACGCGCTAGCCAATATGAAAGTGATCGATGCGGTATTCGCGAGTGGCTCCGCAGGCCGTTGGGTAGAAGTCTAAAAGCGGAGCCAAGCTCAACAGGCCCTAGTTAAACGCGGAGCTTATTCAGCAGGCTCCGCGTTATGTTCTATCTAGCCCGGGATCTGTTTAGCGGCGGCGCAGCCAGCCGACTGCCGCTAACATTGCCAGTATGGCCCAAGGCATGCTGCCACCACCATCGCCGCCGGATGAAGGTGCAGGGGTCGGCTGTGCAGTAATGAGGGTGTTTTTTGCTGGAGACAGGTCGCCGAGGGTATCGGTGGCCGCATCTGTTACCGTGATTGCGTAGATGGTAATGAAGTTGTCGGCTTCTACCTCGACACCGTTACTTGCGTCTTCGCTGGTGTAGTCAACCAAAGGGACTGTGGTGAATGAACCTCCCATGTTAAAGATGGTTTGGTCCGCCATCGCGTCCACAATATCCATCCCATCATCTTTTACCTGGCCAAACACGGTGAAGCCGCCGTTTTGAAGGTCCAGGTTTGCGCTATTGTTGCCGAGGTTGAAGTACCACTGGTTGGTGGCGCTGTCCGGATTACCCCCCAGCTTCGCCATCGCAATAGTTCCCCGCAGGTTGGAGTATTCGGGCTCGTTGACTACGGCCGGGCGGCTTTCGATGGACTCCAGCTTCGCTTCATCATTGAAGATAAAGCCACCGCCCTGGACAAC comes from Teredinibacter turnerae and encodes:
- a CDS encoding response regulator transcription factor, with translation MIVLLVEDNRDLAASVLDYLELQDFDCDYAERGDHALELCRDNTYDAMILDIMMPGIDGLSLCKTLREHGNNAPVIMLTARDTLDDKLAGFDAGADDYLVKPFDLPELAARLRAITKRKVSSGSSLKVADLEVNLDNHQVTRQGKLIDLSPACWKLLVALIQASPRVLSRFELENVLWKDSPPDSEALKSHLYTLRKLVDKPFENPLIHTLRGVGVALRDNT
- a CDS encoding rhodanese-like domain-containing protein, with the translated sequence MTAQRISATNFLSLHNANQLGDSVVLDIRSPAEVQRESIGGCVCLPLQQLDEAALRAQVAAENSCKVYLLCQSGMRADMAVRQLGQLPGIEWVIVDGGLNGIKNVGGAVTRGERNTLPLERQVRIAAGLVIVSGVALGYALNPVFYAVSGAVGAGLIFAGITDRCGLAFLLARMPWNT
- a CDS encoding ArsR/SmtB family transcription factor, translating into MTNPQEALAAHAKNAAALLKELGNESRLMVCCCLGDKELSVGELNQMVPLSQSALSQHLARLREADLVATRKEGQTVYYRLQGTNALKLIATLKSIYCPDEL
- a CDS encoding methyl-accepting chemotaxis protein, whose product is MKNWFMNLSLAKKQIYTLLLVGLGPMLIVSLLASMVADSQLHDEATNKLHAIRQMKINEMERYFQNNRNIILSIAESPMLINAAGAFTRSFKRVISSDDLSPAELEERKTAVKTFYSNDFNSVFSSQNNGKMADVEALLEQLSPAAIAMQYEYIVRNPYPIGEKNKLDAVEGRSVYHRTHTKYHAGFRAYLEKFGYYDFFLVDPESGSVVYSVFKEIDFATSLKTGPYANSSLARAFNRALNLQPGESSITDFSSYLPSYNAPAGFISTPIYYNNELISVLIFQLPLDPINEIMAERAGMGETGEAYLVGEDLLMRSDAVHDLANHGVTASFRNPESGRVDTIATRRAFGGESGEDVIRDFKGDSVLSSFGVLQIDDFRWAVIAEVGKAEAFSGVTIMKWSLIIIALIFTALISLLAVSIARLISRPIVELSEHIKQVERDGNFYESAAITFRDEVGDTSRAFNSLLRNLSVALTGTGDILKGLASGDFSGQVKGQFPGQLGAIVKGVNQAVVQVREANGAQLEQQAIAQSNAEKAAAAAQEAKEQATRTLVIKQALDVSATAVMIADEDFKIIYMNQSLELMMRDANGEIRQVIPSFNADKLMGANADQFHKSANHQRTMMRQLKGSHKLSLPIGKLTFNVSATPIHGEHGEFLGSVIEWENITERLAREQEDKRIADENARIRQALDNSSTSTLIADGEFKVIYANRALGNALRRAESDFRATTPGFAAGDILGKSMDSFHHELRNHQSLLMQSSETRRLEISAGKRTFALASTPIINSEGDRIGVVMEWLDRTAEIAVENEIDELISAAASGDFSRSLSVANKQGFFLKVSDGLNRLLKTTNIALEDIIRIFSALAKGDLSQKIDRNYMGEFAKLKEDANATVDKLRKVMSEIGEASANIARGTNEISMGNADLSQRTEEQASSLEETASSMEEMINIVRTSEANAREANQLAASSVDIAREGNASVQATTDAMREISESSSKIANIIGVIDEIAFQTNLLALNAAVEAARAGEQGRGFAVVAGEVRNLAQRSASAAKEIKELIQDSVRKVEDGTSLVEASGTTLKSIVLEIEKVGNMMEQIFNSAREQTTGIEQVNTAVAHMDQMTQQNAALVEQASATSESMADMAHQLDQMVAFFKS
- a CDS encoding Gfo/Idh/MocA family protein: MFYFGGQMQTTNNKLRWGILSTANIAREKVIPAIQASAHNEVVAICSRSQSAAEQAAAQLNIPFAFGDYEQLLNADQVDIIYNPLPNHLHVPWSIRALEAGKHVLCEKPIGLDVADTQKLLDAAAQFPQLKVMEAFMYRFHPQWALARQLIEEGRIGKVHGIEAMFTYYNRDPANVRNMPGIGGGGLLDIGCYCISASRYLLAKEPVAVTGKLVMDDQFGVDIHAQGLLDFGDVRASFYCSTQSEPSQRVYVSGEKGSLLIDFPFYQPDDCPAQVTLFKDRVPEVFTLPVCNHYTLQADALAQSIREDTPVPTPLSDALANMKVIDAVFASGSAGRWVEV
- a CDS encoding peptidylprolyl isomerase; protein product: MKMNVLTRYCRKALFVAATLAAGNFANATTVQFQTSLGDFEVILFDENTPKTVENFLQYVSDGTYTDSVIHRLAPNFVVQGGGFIFNDEAKLESIESRPAVVNEPEYSNLRGTIAMAKLGGNPDSATNQWYFNLGNNSANLDLQNGGFTVFGQVKDDGMDIVDAMADQTIFNMGGSFTTVPLVDYTSEDASNGVEVEADNFITIYAITVTDAATDTLGDLSPAKNTLITAQPTPAPSSGGDGGGSMPWAILAMLAAVGWLRRR